Proteins encoded in a region of the Podospora pseudopauciseta strain CBS 411.78 chromosome 6, whole genome shotgun sequence genome:
- a CDS encoding hypothetical protein (EggNog:ENOG503PDY3; COG:S) yields MSSSPGEPPEAGYQPMRPRVSASARVLTAFFSQALTSFKATSSKLEVICTASRQPVGTSQKDDQPAIPSPLPPRARPRTLIILDSSFNPPTRAHLRMATSAILSEGRPPTTTNHNVENAVDVGGRAETTRLLLLLSINNADKAPKPAPFHQRLGLMWAFAQDVQAWLQQQANTAIDVDIGLSTLPFFHEKSEAIDQVGFYQRGAPEVKMGQVMLVGYDTLIRVFTPKYYGPVAAPPPGTPLDTSVPTAAENKQEKPRTPMQKALGPLFQRARLRVTMRTDDEWGGKDEQLKYLQDLVQDDDGEEGGGHGLGRIGGSKEWAERIEMVEGREAGTEVVSSTYARDAAREGNRERLDKMVSDGVKWWIEEEGLYRE; encoded by the coding sequence ATGTCCTCTTCACCTGGCGAGCCCCCAGAGGCTGGTTACCAACCCATGCGTCCGCGAGTATCGGCTTCGGCCCGCGTCCTGACAGCTTTCTTCTCCCAAGCACTCACCTCGTTCAAAGCCACCTCCTCGAAGCTCGAAGTTATCTGCACAGCATCACGGCAACCTGTCGGTACAAGCCAGAAGGATGACCAACCTGCAATCCCaagccctctcccccctcggGCTAGACCACGCACCCTGATTATCCTCGATTCGTCCTTCAACCCTCCAACACGGGCTCACCTGCGGATGGCCACATCCGCTATTCTCTCCGAGGGCCggccaccaacaaccacgaaCCACAACGTGGAAAATGCCGTGGATGTAGGCGGCAGAGCCGAGACAACTAGGCTGCTATTGTTGCTCTCAATCAACAACGCTGACAAAGCGCCCAAACCTGCCCCTTTTCATCAACGCCTTGGATTGATGTGGGCCTTTGCACAAGATGTCCAGGCTTGGCTACAGCAGCAAGCCAACACAGCAATCGATGTCGACATTGGGCTATCAACCTTGCCATTCTTCCACGAGAAGAGCGAGGCGATTGACCAGGTCGGGTTTTACCAACGGGGTGCACCAGAGGTCAAGATGGGGCAGGTCATGTTGGTGGGCTATGACACGTTGATACGGGTGTTCACTCCAAAGTATTACGGCCCGGTGGCGGCCCCTCCGCCTGGTACGCCGCTGGACACGAGTGTGCCGACAGCAGCGGAGAACAAGCAAGAGAAGCCCAGGACGCCTATGCAAAAGGCTCTTGGGCCATTGTTTCAAAGGGCGAGGCTGAGGGTGACGATGCGGACAGATGATGAGTGGGGTGGGAAGGACGAGCAGCTGAAGTATCTGCAAGACCTGGTAcaggatgatgacggggaagaggggggaggtcaTGGACTGGGAAGGATAGGCGGGAGCAAGGAATGGGCGGAGAGGATCGAGATGGTCGAGGGAAGAGAGGCGGGGACTGAGGTGGTCAGTAGTACCTATGCACGGGATGCTGCCAGGGAGGGCAAcagggagaggttggataAGATGGTTAGTGACGGAGTAAAGTGGTGgattgaagaggagggcttgTATCGGGAATAG
- the PHO88 gene encoding phosphate transporter (Pho88) (EggNog:ENOG503P02T; COG:P), which produces MPSYGLWQWIRASGHGAETGFWIGDIREIKSGRIACPRSLPSIHNRSLEPTNLHRASPYAVTSVTMGLSPQITNLIIILGMMQVAKKIPFEDESVLNLCRAGYIASNLIILSIYLYIQNTINKKKDLTTLKYVEPAPMGSSEEGKLVTTTVQAYDLAQLKNLMRSQMMGVLMMGVMHLYFKYTNPLLIQSIIPLKGALEANLTKIHVWGQPASGDLKRPFKQAAGFMSGLQNGSAQSDKKAVESAERAGRGGAKEE; this is translated from the exons ATGCCAAGCTATGGGCTTTGGCAGTGGATCCGTGCGAGTGGCCACGGAGCTGAGACGGGTTTCTGGATTGGAGACATCAGAGAAATAAAATCTGGCCGGATCGCCTGTCCACGCTCACTTCCAAGCATCCATAACCGCTCGCTGGAACCGACAAACTTGCACCGCGCATCTCCATACGCAGTCACATCTGTCACAATGGGTCTCAGTCCACAAAT CACCAATctgatcatcatcctcggGATGATGCAGGTCGCCAAGAAGATTCCCTTCGAAGACGAGTCTGTTCTCAACCTCTGCCGCGCCGGCTACATTGCCAGCAACCTGATCATTCTGAGCATCTACCTCTACATCCAGAACACCATCAATAAGAAGAAGG ATCTTACCACGCTCAAGTATGTCGAACCCGCGCCAATGGGCTCCagcgaggagggcaagctcGTCACCACTACGGTCCAGGCCTACGACCTCGCCCAGCTCAAGAACTTGATGCGCTCCCAGATGATGGGTGTCCTGATGATGGGTGTGATGCACCTGTACTTCAAATACACCaatcccctcctcatccagaGCATCATCCCTCTCAAGGGCGCCCTCGAGgccaacctcaccaagaTCCACGTCTGGGGCCAGCCCGCATCTGGTGATCTCAAGCGCCCATTCAAGCAGGCTGCCGGCTTCATGAGCGGTCTTCAGAACGGCTCTGCCCAGAGCGACAAGAAGGCTGTCGAGTCGGCCGAACGTGCCGGCCGTGGTGGCGCCAAGGAGGAGTAG